GGTTTGAATCTCGTCCACGTCCATGGTCACGGTGTAGCCGAAGACAAGGAGCATCAACAGCGGGAGGGCAAAGCTGATCACCAGGCTCGGGCGGTCCCTTCTGATGTGCAGGACCTCTTTTTTGATCACCGCCCACAGTCGCGTGACCCGCATTATTCTCCGCCTCCGTGGGTCCCGAGCTCCATGGCCCTGCCCCGCCGGGTCAGTGCGATGAAAACGTCTTCCAGCAACAGTACGCCTTCGGCGGCCTTGAGTTCCCGGGGAGGCCCCGCGGCCAGGAATCGCCCGCGGTACATGAAGGCCACCCGGCTACATTGTTCCGCCTCGTCCATGTAGTGGGTGGTCACCACTACCGTAACCCCTTGCGCCGCCAGGCCGTGAAGGATTGCCCAGAACTCGCGCCTGGAAACCGGATCTACACCCGCGGTCGGTTCGTCCAGAAAGAGCAGCGGCGGGCGGTGCACCAGCGCGCAGGCCAGGGCCACCCGCTGTTTCCAGCCGCCGGAAAGAGTATGGACCGGGGTGCGGGTTTGCGGTTCCAGACCGGTGGCGGTGACGGCCGAGGCAATCGCCTCCCCCCGCGCCTTTACGGGAACACCGTAAGCGGCGGCGTAGAACTCCAGATTCTCCCTTACCGTTAGGTCCTCATAAAGGCTGAAACGCTGTGAGACGTACCCGATGCTTTCCTTTATGCGCTCCGGCTCCCGGGCAATGTCGTAGCCCAGTACCTCGCCCCTTCCGGCGGAGGGGCGGAGGAGGCCGCACAGCATCCTGACGGTGGTGGACTTGCCCGAGCCGTTCGGCCCGAGAAGGCCGAATATCTCGCCCTCGTCCACCCGGAAGCTGATGTTATCTACCGCCGTCAAGTTGCCGAACCGCCGCGTCAGGCCCTCAACTACAATGGCCGCCATATCCGCTACTCCTCGAGCCTCACGTCTGCGGGCATGCCCGGCTTCAGCAGGCCCGCGCCTTCCTCCACCGCCACCCGCACGGCGAAGACGGTCTCGGCCCTCCCCTCGGGAGTCTGGACGTTGCGGGGGGTGAACTCCGCCTCCGCCGCGATGTGCACCACCCGTCCGGAAAACTCCTTGTCCGGGAAGGAGTCAACGGCGATTGCCGCACGTTGGTCCAGGCGGACCCGGCCGATATCCGGCTCGGGCACAAAGATCCTGACCCACAGGTCGTCCAGCCGGGAAATGGTGAAGGCCGGAGTTCCCTGGGCCACCGTTTCGCCCTGCTCAACCAGTCGTCCGGTTACCGTGCCCTCAACCGGCGCCCGGAGCACCGTTCGGTCCAGGTTAAGCTGCGCCAGATCCCGCGCCGCCCTCGCCTGGGCCACGGCGGCTTCCAGACTGCGTATGGTTTCTCCGGTCGTGCCGGCCCTTATCAGGTCAAGGTTGGCGCGGGCGGCTTCCGTGGCCGCCTGCCGCGCCGCCAGTTGCTCGGCCGCGCCGTCCCGCGCGTCTCGGGCGGTGTCAACCTGCTGCTGCGGAACCGCTCCCTGGGCGTGAAGCTCTTCCAGGCGCCTCAACTCCCGTTCCGCCGCGGCCAGCGCCACTTCCGCCTGCTTCTCCGCCGCCTCTGCCTGCTTCACGGCGGCCTCCGCCGCCCGAATCTGCTGCTCGCGCGATCCGGCCCGCGCCTCCGCCAGTCGGGCCTCGGCCGCCTTCAGCGCGGCCTCGGCCTGGGCCAGTTGCAGGCGGGCAGTGGAAGCGTCCAGCCGTGCCAGCACCGTACCGGGCTTTACGCGCTCCCCCTCCGCCACCGCGACGTGCTCCACCCGGCCTGCCGCCTCAAAGGCTACCCGGACCTCGGTGGCCTCAATGTAGCCCGAAAACGTCAGCTGCCGGTGGTCGCGGCCGCCGATCGAACGGTAAAAATGGCCGAGGGCGGCGACCGCCGCCAGTACCAGGACGATCAGGACCGTCCGCGTTACCTTCCTACCGGCCACGGTTTCTCACCCCGTCCAGGAAGATGGTGGTGATGGTCTCCAGCACTTCCTCTTCATCAAATCGGACGTATCTATCCCCGTCCAGAAACTCTTTCCAGATGACGAAAATGCCCAGCATGCCCACCAGACACCGCACGGCAATCTGGGGGTTCAGGGGACGCAGGCGGCCCTGTTCCTGCTGCTGACGGTAGAAGGCCTCGGCCTGGGCCGTGGCCCGCAGAATTATCTCCCTGATGAACTGGTCGCGCAGGTCGTCCCGAAAAAGCGCCTCGGCGAGGAAGACCTTCAGAAGCGGCGCGCTCTTCTTGATTACGTCCAGACGGTCGCGAAGGGCGTCCTTGAGGGCGTCCTCCTGGCTTTTGCCTTCGATACGCTCCAGAAGTGGGGGCAGCGTCTCCATTACCAGGGAGACGACGAGATTGAGCAGCAGCTCCTTCTTGGTGGGAAAGTAGCGGAAGATCGTGCCCTCGGCCACCCCCGCCTCCCGGGCGATTTCTGCGGTAGTGCTTCGCTCAAAACCCTTGCGGGCAAAGACCCGCCCCGCCGCAGCCAGGATTTCCGCACGGCGATCGGTGGACGGCTTCCTGGGGACCACCATTATACCCTCTTTCAAGTGAGTACTCACTCATCAATACTATAGAGCACTCCTCCCGGCCCGTCAAGACCGATTCGGGTCGAATCGGGATCCACGTCGCATTCTACGCGCTGGCAATAGCATTGTTACTGTCTTCCCTTTTTGTATCAGCTGGTACGCATTTCCGGCTTCTTCAATGGTATTGGTCTTGCCGGGTATTGGTCTGCTGCTGTTTCTAATACTGAACATGCGCCGCCTGCTTGGGCCTGACACCGACCCGGTTGCCGTAGGCCTTGCGGTGAGCGCCGGCTTGGTGTTATCATAAGTAAGAATTCCTACGAGAGGAAGCCGTTTCTGCCATGAGCACGGAGCTCTTCTGTCGCCTGCCGGCCGGCATGAGGGACTGCCTCCCTCCCGAGGCGGAGCGGCGCCGCCGCCTTACCCAGCTTCTGGCCGACCTCTTCGACCGCTGGGCCTATCAGGAGATACTTACCCCCACTCTCGAGCGCCAGGAAGTGTTCGCCGAGGAAGGGAGACGGGTTTTCCAATTCGCCGACGAGGGCGAGCTGGTGGTCCTGCGGCCGGAGATAACCGCCGCCGTGGCCCGGGTAGTGGCCACCTATTACCGCGATGCACCCAGACCCCTGCGCTTTTTTTATGCCGGCAACGTTTTTCGCCGGGACCCGCCCCAGGCGGGCCGCCTGCGGGAATTCGGTCAGGCCGGAGTGGAACTCCTGGGAGTGCGCAACCCCTGGGCCGACGCCGAGGTCATAGCCCTGGCCATCGAGGCCCTGCGGGAGAGCGGGCTTAAGGAATTCCGGCTGGGCATGGGTCAGGTTCAGGTTACCCTGGGAATGCTGAAGGAGTTGGGCCTGAGCCCCGAAGCGGAGGAGGAGCTGAAGCAGGCCCTGGCCGCACGGGACTATGTGGCTCTGGAGACCTCGGCCTCCCGCTACCGTGTCGTGGATAAGGTGGAAGCTCTGATGGCCCTGCGCGGGGGCCGCGAGGTGCTGGAGCGGGCGCGCTCCCTGGCCGCGAGTTCCGAGGCGAGGTTTGGCCTGGAGGGCCTGGCCCAGGTGTGGGAGGCCCTGGAGGCCGCCGGGCTGGCCGAGTATCTCTTCCTGGACCTGGCACTGCTCCGGGACTTCCAGTATTATACGGGTGTGGTCTTCGAAGGCTACGCCGCCGGTCTGGGCTTCCCGGTTCTGGGCGGGGGCCGCTACGACCAGCTCCTGTACCGCTACGGGCTGGACCTGCCGGCCACGGGTTTTGCCCTGGGGCTGGAACGGCTGCTGAGCGCCCTGCCCGAAGCGGCCGGACCCGGCCCCCAGGATCAAGCGGTGCTGGTGGCGGGCCGGAGGCTGGACCTGGTTCTGGCCCGGGCGCAGGAACTGCGCCGGGAGGGCCGGCGGGTGGAGATGGACCTGGAGCACCGCACCCGGGAAGAGGCGGAGGCTTACGCCGCCGGCCGGGGACGGTTGCCGCTTGAATGGGTAGGATGAAGCCGGCCGGGGTGCCGAATACCCTGGCATGTGGGAAGGGATGATATTGCTTACCATTGCTCTATCCAAGGGCCGCCTGGCCCCGGAAACCCTGGCGCTTCTGGCCCGGGCCGGGCTGCCGGTGGGGGACCTCTCGGAGGACGACCGCCGGCTGCTCATCGAGTACCCGGGCGCCGGCATCCGCTATCTCTGGTGCCGGCCGACGGACGTGCCGGTTTACGTGGAGTACGGGGCCGCCGACCTGGGCGTCGCCGGAAAGGACAGTCTCCTGGAAAGCGGAGCGGAGGTAGTGGAACTGGCCGACCTGCGGTTCGGCTTCTGCCGCCTGGTGGTGGCCGTGCCGCGGCGGCTGTGGGAAGAAGCCGGGGGAGAAGAGGGGTTCAGCCTGCGCCTGCTGCAGGGGCGGCGGGCGGCCACCAAGTTCCCGCGGGTGGCGGAAACCTACTTTCGTTCTCTGGGCCTGCAGGTAGAGATCATACGGCTGCACGGCAACATAGAGCTGGCTCCCCAGGTGGGCCTGGCGGACCTGATCGTGGATCTGGTATCCTCGGGCAAGACCCTGGCCGCCAACGACCTCCTGGCCGTGGCCGAGATAGCCGCCTGCACGGCCAGGCTGGTGGCCAACCGGGCCAGCTTCCACCTGCAGCACGAGCAGCTTCGGCAGGTGGTGGCCGGCCTCAAGGCGAGTACCCAAACAGGGTAACCGGTCCGCAGTTCTTGAAGGGTGTGCTGGTTTTCCCCGAGTTTAAGGTTGCACCTCGCGGCCAGGAGCAGGGAGGAAGCGGCGTCATGAAGATAATCGAGGCCGGGGCCAGAGAGGCGCTGCAGGAAGTGGCGGCGGGCCGCCGTCTGGTTCTGGAGCAGTACGAAGATGAGGTCAGGCCTATATTGGCCGCGGTCCGGACCGAGGGAGACGCGGCCCTGTGCCGCTTCACCGCCCGCTTCGACGGGGTGGAGCTCGAGCCCTCGCGCCTGCGGGTCACGGAGGAAGAGGTTCGGCAGGCCTGCGAGCGGGTCGACGAGGGCTTTCTGGCCGCGCTGCTCGAAGCCAAGAAGAACATAGAAACGTACCAGCGCGCCCGCCTGCCCCGGGGAGGGCTGGAGGTAGTGGGCGCCGGCAACCTGGTGGGCCACCTGGTACGGCCCCTGTCGCGGGTGGGCATCTACGTGCCCGGCGGAACCGCCGCCTACCCCTCTTCGGTGCTCATGAACGCCCTGCCGGCGCGGGTGGCCGGGGTAAGGGAGGTCGCCATGGTGACCCCCCCGGCCCCGGACGGAAGCGTCAATCCCTACACCCTGGTGGCCGCGGCCGAAGCCGGGGTCACGGAGATCTACCGGGTGGGCGGGGCCCAGGCCGTGGCCGCCCTGGCCTACGGGACCGAAACGGTGCCGGCGGTGAACAAGATCACCGGGCCGGGCAACGCCTACGTGGCCGCGGCCAAGCGGCTGGTATACGGCCGGGTGGACATCGACATGGTGGCCGGCCCCAGTGAGATCGTCGTAATAGCCGACGGCTCGGCACCGGCGGCGTACGTGGCGGCCGACCTCCTGTCACAGGCCGAGCACGACGCCCGGGCTCTGGCGGTGCTGCTGACTCCCGAGCCGGATCTGGCCCGGGCCGTAGCCCGCGAGGTCGAGGTCCAGTTGGCCGAACTGCCGCGGGAGGCCATCGCCCGGCGGGCGGTGGAGGAGAACGGCTGGCTCATGGTCACCGCCGACCTGGAAGAAGCCCTGGAGCTGGCCAACCTCCTGGCGCCCGAGCACCTGGAACTCCTGGTGGCCGAACCGTGGCGCTGGCTGGACCGGGTGCAGAACGCCGGCGCCGTATTCCTGGGCCCTTACAGCCCCGAACCGGTGGGGGACTACTGGGCCGGCCCCAATCATGTGCTGCCCACGGGCGGAGCCGCCCGGTACGCCTCGGCGCTGGGGGTGGAGGACTTCGTGAAGCGGATCAGCGTCATCGGCTACTCGGCGGCGGGACTGGCGCAGGCCGGGCCGGGGATAGTGAGGCTGGCCGAGGCCGAGGGCTTGGGCGCCCACGCGCGGGCGGTGAGAAAGCGGTTGGAGGGAGGAGACCGATGGAACGCCGGGCCACGGTGAGCCGCACCACGGCCGAAACCGACATCGCCGTTACCCTGAACCTGGACGGTCAGGGCAGATTTCAGGGCACCAGTTCCCTGGGCTTTCTCGATCACATGCTCCACCTCTGGACGGTGCACGGCGGCTTCGATCTGGAGCTCTTTGTGCAGGGAGACCTGAAGGTGGACGCCCACCACACGGTGGAGGATCTGGGCCTCTGCCTGGGCCGGGCCTGGCGGCAGGCTCTGGGCGAAGCCCGGGGAATCCGGCGCTACGGAAGCATCGTGCTGCCCATGGACGAAGCCCTGGTACTGGCGGCGGTGGATCTCAGCGGCCGCCCCTACCTGGCCTACGAGGTGGACGTGCCTGCCTGCCGCCTGGGAGACCTGGACGCCGAGCTGATCCCCGAGTTCCTCCGCGCCTTCGTGCAGGAGGCGGGTCTCACCCTGCACCTGCGCCGGCTGGCGGGGAAAAACGGGCACCACCTGATCGAGGCGGTGTTCAAGGGCCTGGCCCGGGCCCTGGCCGAGGCCGCCGAACCGGACCCGCGCCGAACGGACGTGCCCTCTACTAAAGGCCGGCTGGGGTGGTAGGAGTGCTGGCGGTAGTCGACTACGGCATGGGCAACCTGCGCAGCGTACATAAGGCTCTGGAGAAGCTGGGCTACGCCGCGGCCGTCACTTCCGATCCCCGCACCGTTGAGCGGGCGCAGGGTATTGTGCTTCCCGGCGTGGGGGCCTTCGCCGACGCCGCCCGCCGTCTGCGAGAACTGGGCCTGGACGAGGTTATCCGCCGGGCGGTGGCCGCGGGCCGGCCCTTCCTGGGCATCTGCCTGGGCCTCCAGCTTCTGTTTGAGGTCAGCGAGGAAAACGGCCCGCATCAGGGCCTGGGGATCTTCCCCGGCCGGGTGCGGCGGCTGGGCCCGGAGCTCAAGGTGCCCCACATGGGCTGGAACCAGGTGGAGCGGGTGCGGCCCTCGCCCCTGTTTTCCGGCGTTCCCGACGGCGTGCCCTTCTACTTCGTTCACTCCTACTACGCCGATCCCGCCGACCCGGAGCTGGTGCTGGCCGCCACCGATTACGGCCGGTCCTTTCCCTGCGTGGTGGGCAGGGGAGTGGTTTTCGGCGTGCAGTTCCACCCTGAAAAAAGCAGCCGCTGGGGGCTGAAGCTCCTATCTAACTTCGGGGAGATGGTGGCCCGATGCTGGTGATACCGGCCATCGACCTGCGTTCCGGCCGCTGCGTGCGCCTGTTTCAGGGCCGTGCCGACCGGGAAACCGTATACTCGGACGACCCCGTGGCCGTGGCCCGGCGCTGGGAGGCTCTGGGCGCGGCCTGGCTCCACGTGGTGGATCTGGACGGTGCCTTTGCCGGCCGGCCGCAGAACCGGGAGATAGTGCGCCGAATCGTAGGGGCGGTAAGCATTCCGGTGCAGCTCGGCGGTGGCATCCGCACCTGGGAGGACCTGGAGTCGACCCTGGACCTGGGAGTGAAGCGGGTCATCCTGGGCACGGCGGCGGTCACCCGGCCGGATCTGGTCAGGCGGGCCTGCGCGGTTTTCGGCGAGGCCGTGGCGGTGAGCCTGGACGCCAGGGAAGGCCGGGCGGCGGTTGCCGGGTGGGAAGCGGCCGCCGAAGCCTCGGTGTTGGACCTGGCCGCCTCCCTGCGGGAGTGGGGCCTGGCCCGCATAATCTATACCGACGTGTGGCGGGACGGCACCCTGGCCGGTCCCAATCTGGAGGCCACCCGCGAGGTGGCCCGGGCCAGCGGCCTCAAGGTAATCGCCGCGGGCGGGGTATCTTCTCTAGAGGACATCCAGGCCCTCAAGGAGCTCGAGCCCTTGGGCGTGGAGGGCGTGATCGTGGGCCAGGCCCTGTACACCGGGGCGGTGGATCTAAAGGCGGCCTTGACCCTGGCCGCCGGCTAAGCGAGCAACCTACGCCTGAGCTATCCTCAGTCGCCGGCGGCAGTCACGGTTGGGCCGAGTAACTAAAGCGTGCCGGGCACCGAACTCCCCTTTCCTTAGTTCGGTCGGCTAAGCGGTCGGTACGAGGGGGAACCGGGACTGCCGGCGTGAAAGTGAAGACCCGTCATACCTGACGTGAGAGGAGGCCTGCCCGGGCCATGCTTACCAAGCGTATAATCCCCTGCCTCGACGTGCACCGCGGCCGGGTGGTGAAGGGTACCCGGTTTGTGAACCTCCGGGACGCCGGCGACCCGGTAGAGCTGGCCGCCTACTACGACCGCGAAGGCGCGGACGAGCTGGTGTTCCTGGACATCAGCGCCTCCGCCGAAGACCGGCCCATCTTGCGGGACCTGGTGTGGCGCACCGCCGGAGAGGTGTTCATCCCCTTCACCGTGGGCGGAGGCCTGCGGAGCCTGGAGGACATCCGCATGATCCTGGAGGCGGGAGCGGACAAGGTTTCCCTTAACACCGCCGCGGTGCAGAACCCCGACCTGGTGGCCGAGGCGGCGCGCCGCTTCGGGACCCAGTGCATCGTGGTGGCGATTGATGCCCGCCGCTGCGGGCCCGACCGCTGGGAAGTATACACCCACGGCGGCCGCCAGCCGACCGGCCTCGACGCCGTGGAGTGGGCCCGGCGGGTGGAAGACTTGGGCGCGGGTGAAATCCTGCTGACCAGCATGGACCGGGACGGCACCAAGGACGGCTACGACCTGGAGCTGACCCGGGCCATCAGCCGGGCGGTGAAGATCCCGGTAATCGCCTCCGGCGGCGCGGGCACCCTGGAGCACCTGTGGGAGGGCCTGGTGCTGGGAGAGGCAGACGCGGTCCTGGCCGCCTCCATCTTCCACTACGGCGAGTACACCATCCGCCAGGCCAAGGAATACCTGGCCCAGAAAGGGGTGCCGGTGCGGCCGTGGGAGTAGACCTTTCTGTCCTCAAGTTCGACGAGCGCGGGCTCATCCCCGCCGTAATACAGGACGAGAACGGCCGGGTGCTCATGCTGGCCTACATGAACCGGGAAGCGCTGGAGAAAACCCTGGCCGAAGGCCGCACCTGGTTCTTCAGCCGCAGCCGGGGCCGGCTGTGGCTTAAGGGCGAGACCTCCGGCCACTACCAGTACGTTCGCTCCATCGCCTACGACTGCGACGCCGACGCCCTCCTGGTCCGGGTGCGGCAGGAAGGGGTGGCCTGCCACGAGGGCCGCTACTCCTGCTTCCACAACTCCCTGAGCCGGGAAGGAAAGGAGCCGGAAGGGGGGCACCCCAATCCCCTGGCCCGGGCCCTGGAGGAACTGGTGGCGGTAATCGCCGAGCGGGACGAGCACCGGCCCGAAGGCGCCTACACCACCTACCTCTTCGAGCGCGGGGTGGACAAGATCGGCAAGAAGGTGGTCGAAGAGGCGGCGGAAACCATCATCGCCGCCAAGAACGCCGACCGGGAAGAAGTCGCCAGTGAAGCGGCCGACCTTCTCTACCACCTGCTGGTGCTGCTCAGGGCTTCGGGCGTGAGCCCGTCGGAAGTGGGGGAGGAACTATTAAGGCGTCGGCGGTGAAGGGCATGGACCCCGCGGACGATCTCCTGCGCGGCCTTAACCCCCGCCAGCGCGAGGCGGTAGAACACCCCGGCGGGCCGGTGCTGGTGCTGGCCGGAGCCGGCAGCGGCAAGACGCGGGTGCTCACCCACCGGGTGGCCTACCTGATACGCCGCCACCGGGTTCCTGCCGGCCGCATCCTGGCCATCACCTTCACCAATAAGGCGGCCAACGAAATGAAGGAGAGGCTCGAGGTCCTGCTGGGGGGCCAGGTGCGGGACCTGTGGGTCAGCACCTTTCACGCGGCCTGCGTGCGCATCCTGCGGCGGGACATTCCCGCCCTGGGCTATCCGAGGAGTTTTGTCATCTACGACGAGGCCGACCAGCAGGCGCTTCTGCGCCGGGGTCTCAAGGAGCTGAACCTGGACGAAAAGCGCTACCCGCCGCGCAGCCTGGCTGCAGCCATCGGCCAGCTCAAGAACCAGCTGTGGACCCCGGAGCGGGCGCAGCACGAGGCCCGCGACCTCTACGCCCGCCAGGTGGCCCGGGTCTACGCCTGGTACCAGGAGAAGCTGAAAGAGAACTTCGCCCTGGATTTCGACGACCTCATCATGCAGACCGTCATCCTTTTCCGGGAGCATCCGGAAATCCTCCGCTACTACCAGGAAAAGTTCCTGCACATACTGGTAGACGAGTACCAGGACACCAACCACGCCCAGTACGTGCTGGTCAGCCTCCTGGGGGCCCGGCACCGGAACGTCTACGTGGTGGGCGATCCCGACCAGTCCATTTACCGCTGGCGGGGGGCAGACATAAGAAACATCCTGGAATTCGAGCGCGACTACCCCGAGGCCCGGGTCATTCTTCTGGAGCAGAACTACCGCTCCACCCAGGCCATCCTGGAGGCGGCCAACGCCCTGATCCGTCAGAACCGGGAGCGGCCGGACAAGGCCCTGTGGACGGAAAACGACTACGGGCTGCCTCCGGTGGGCTACGAGGCGCTGGACGAGAGCGACGAGGCGCGGTTCGTGGCCCGGGAGATACTCCGGCTGCGCCAGGAAGAGGGCCGGCCCTTCAGCCATTTCGCCGTGCTCTACCGCACCCACGCCCAGTCCCGGGTCCTGGAAGAGTGCTTCCTCCGGCTGGGGCTGCCCTACGAGGTCTTCGGGGGGGTGCGCTTCTACGAGCGCAAGGAGATCAAGGACCTTCTGGCCTACCTCCGGGTGCTGGTCAACCCCGCGGACACGGTAAGCCTGGAGCGGATAATCAACGTGCCCCGGCGCGGGGTGGGAGACGTGACCTGGAGCCGCATCCTGGCCGAGGCGGCGGCGGGCGGCCGCACCGCCTGGGAGGTTCTGGCGGACGCCGGCCGCCTGGAAGGGGTGAGCCGGCGGGTGAAGAACAACCTTTCCCGGCTGGTGGAATTCATGGAGGCCCTGCGGGCGGAGAAAGACGCCCTTCCCGTAACCCGCTTGGTGGAAAGGCTGCTGGAGGACAGCGGCTATTTGGCCGAACTGCGGGCGGACGCCACTCCCGAGGGCCAGGCGCGGCTGGAAAACGTGGAGGAGTTCCTCTCCGTGGCCCTGGCCTACGACCGCGAGCCCGAACCGGAAAAGAGCCTGGAGGACTTCCTGGCCCGGCTGTCCCTGGTAACCGATATCGACCAGTTGCGGGAGGCCGACCGGGTGGTGCTGCTCACCCTGCACATGGCCAAAGGGCTGGAGTTTCCGGTAGTCTTCCTGGTGGGGCTGGAAGAAGGGGTCTTCCCCCACGTCCGCTCCCTGGGCGAGCGGGCGGAACTGGAGGAGGAGCGCCGCCTCTGCTACGTGGGCATGACCCGCGCGCGCGAGCGGCTCTACCTCACCTGGGCGCGGGTGCGGACCCTCTACGGCTACACCGAGGCCCACCCGGTCTCGCGCTTCGTGCAGGAGATCCCTCCCTCGCTTATAATGCTGGAGGAAGCGGTGGAAGCGGAGCCGTCCCCGCCCGCCGCCGACGGGTTCCGCCTGGGCGAGGTGGTGGAGCACGCCCGCTGGGGCCGGGGCGTGGTGGTGCAGGTGTCGCCCGGCCAGGTGACCGTGGCCTTCCCCGAGGCCGGGATCAAGCACCTGCTGCTGGAGTACGCGCCCCTGCGCAAGGTGGAGGACGGCTGAGGCGAAGCCGGGACCGGCAACGCCAAGCCGCTGGTGCTGCTGGGTGTACGCGCGGGCAAAGTCAACGATGGTTTATGGATGACGATCATGCTAGTTAGCGCTGGCCGTTCCGGGTCTCCCGTGCGTACTGTCACCATCGCCGGCCGAACTAGGGCTCGGGCCTTCGCCCTCCGGCGGGCTCCCGACGCAGGCGCCGTCCGTGGCGCCGCGTCGCTGCGGCCGTCCGTGGCCTCCGGCCCGCCTCCGGGCTCGCCCTTGCCGAGTTCGGCACCCGGCGAGTTGCCAATGTACTCACGGGAGACCAGGAACGCCCGGCAACCCGGAACCCAGGATAACTCGGGGTCGAGCCGGGTTACGCGCCCAACCCGAAAACTTAGCCCGGCGTTGGGGGTGAAATATGTGAGCGGAAAGCCCGAGAAGCTAACCCCGGAGCAGGCCCGGGCGCGGGCCGAGGAACTCAGGCGCCAGATCGAAGAGCACAACTACTACTATTACGTTCTGGACGCCCCCCGCATCAGCGACGCCGAGTACGACGCCCTGGTGCGGGAGCTGGAAGAGCTGGAGGGGCGCTTCCCGGAGCTGGTCACCCCGGACTCGCCCACGCAGCGGGTGGGCGGCCGCCCCCTGGAGGCCTTCGGCACGGTAAGCCACCCGGTGCCCCTGTTGAGCCTGGCCAACGCCTTCAACGAGGGAGAACTGGCCGACTTCGACCGCCGGGTGCGCCAGGCCGTGGGGCCGGTGGACTACGTGGTGGAACTCAAGATCGACGGCCTTTCCGTTTCCGTAACCTACCGGGACGGGCTGTTCGTCACCGGCGCCACCCGGGGCGACGGCCTGGTGGGCGAGGACATAACCCAGAACCTCCGCACCGTGGTTACCCTGCCCCTGCGGCTGCGCCGGCCGGTGCCCTACCTGGTGGCCCGGGGCGAGGCCTACCTGCCCAAGGAGGCCTTCGCCAGGCTGAACCGGGAGCGGGAGGAGGCGGGCGAGCCCACCTTCGCCAACCCCCGCAACGCCGCCGCCGGCAGCCTGCGCCAGCTCGACCCCAGGGTAACCGCCTCCCGGCCGCTGCGGCTCTTCTTCTACGACCTCCT
The Clostridia bacterium DNA segment above includes these coding regions:
- a CDS encoding ABC transporter ATP-binding protein, with product MAAIVVEGLTRRFGNLTAVDNISFRVDEGEIFGLLGPNGSGKSTTVRMLCGLLRPSAGRGEVLGYDIAREPERIKESIGYVSQRFSLYEDLTVRENLEFYAAAYGVPVKARGEAIASAVTATGLEPQTRTPVHTLSGGWKQRVALACALVHRPPLLFLDEPTAGVDPVSRREFWAILHGLAAQGVTVVVTTHYMDEAEQCSRVAFMYRGRFLAAGPPRELKAAEGVLLLEDVFIALTRRGRAMELGTHGGGE
- a CDS encoding efflux RND transporter periplasmic adaptor subunit, whose amino-acid sequence is MAGRKVTRTVLIVLVLAAVAALGHFYRSIGGRDHRQLTFSGYIEATEVRVAFEAAGRVEHVAVAEGERVKPGTVLARLDASTARLQLAQAEAALKAAEARLAEARAGSREQQIRAAEAAVKQAEAAEKQAEVALAAAERELRRLEELHAQGAVPQQQVDTARDARDGAAEQLAARQAATEAARANLDLIRAGTTGETIRSLEAAVAQARAARDLAQLNLDRTVLRAPVEGTVTGRLVEQGETVAQGTPAFTISRLDDLWVRIFVPEPDIGRVRLDQRAAIAVDSFPDKEFSGRVVHIAAEAEFTPRNVQTPEGRAETVFAVRVAVEEGAGLLKPGMPADVRLEE
- a CDS encoding TetR/AcrR family transcriptional regulator; translation: MVPRKPSTDRRAEILAAAGRVFARKGFERSTTAEIAREAGVAEGTIFRYFPTKKELLLNLVVSLVMETLPPLLERIEGKSQEDALKDALRDRLDVIKKSAPLLKVFLAEALFRDDLRDQFIREIILRATAQAEAFYRQQQEQGRLRPLNPQIAVRCLVGMLGIFVIWKEFLDGDRYVRFDEEEVLETITTIFLDGVRNRGR
- the hisZ gene encoding ATP phosphoribosyltransferase regulatory subunit; the protein is MSTELFCRLPAGMRDCLPPEAERRRRLTQLLADLFDRWAYQEILTPTLERQEVFAEEGRRVFQFADEGELVVLRPEITAAVARVVATYYRDAPRPLRFFYAGNVFRRDPPQAGRLREFGQAGVELLGVRNPWADAEVIALAIEALRESGLKEFRLGMGQVQVTLGMLKELGLSPEAEEELKQALAARDYVALETSASRYRVVDKVEALMALRGGREVLERARSLAASSEARFGLEGLAQVWEALEAAGLAEYLFLDLALLRDFQYYTGVVFEGYAAGLGFPVLGGGRYDQLLYRYGLDLPATGFALGLERLLSALPEAAGPGPQDQAVLVAGRRLDLVLARAQELRREGRRVEMDLEHRTREEAEAYAAGRGRLPLEWVG
- the hisG gene encoding ATP phosphoribosyltransferase, with amino-acid sequence MILLTIALSKGRLAPETLALLARAGLPVGDLSEDDRRLLIEYPGAGIRYLWCRPTDVPVYVEYGAADLGVAGKDSLLESGAEVVELADLRFGFCRLVVAVPRRLWEEAGGEEGFSLRLLQGRRAATKFPRVAETYFRSLGLQVEIIRLHGNIELAPQVGLADLIVDLVSSGKTLAANDLLAVAEIAACTARLVANRASFHLQHEQLRQVVAGLKASTQTG
- the hisD gene encoding histidinol dehydrogenase, which produces MKIIEAGAREALQEVAAGRRLVLEQYEDEVRPILAAVRTEGDAALCRFTARFDGVELEPSRLRVTEEEVRQACERVDEGFLAALLEAKKNIETYQRARLPRGGLEVVGAGNLVGHLVRPLSRVGIYVPGGTAAYPSSVLMNALPARVAGVREVAMVTPPAPDGSVNPYTLVAAAEAGVTEIYRVGGAQAVAALAYGTETVPAVNKITGPGNAYVAAAKRLVYGRVDIDMVAGPSEIVVIADGSAPAAYVAADLLSQAEHDARALAVLLTPEPDLARAVAREVEVQLAELPREAIARRAVEENGWLMVTADLEEALELANLLAPEHLELLVAEPWRWLDRVQNAGAVFLGPYSPEPVGDYWAGPNHVLPTGGAARYASALGVEDFVKRISVIGYSAAGLAQAGPGIVRLAEAEGLGAHARAVRKRLEGGDRWNAGPR
- the hisB gene encoding imidazoleglycerol-phosphate dehydratase HisB: MERRATVSRTTAETDIAVTLNLDGQGRFQGTSSLGFLDHMLHLWTVHGGFDLELFVQGDLKVDAHHTVEDLGLCLGRAWRQALGEARGIRRYGSIVLPMDEALVLAAVDLSGRPYLAYEVDVPACRLGDLDAELIPEFLRAFVQEAGLTLHLRRLAGKNGHHLIEAVFKGLARALAEAAEPDPRRTDVPSTKGRLGW
- the hisH gene encoding imidazole glycerol phosphate synthase subunit HisH is translated as MLAVVDYGMGNLRSVHKALEKLGYAAAVTSDPRTVERAQGIVLPGVGAFADAARRLRELGLDEVIRRAVAAGRPFLGICLGLQLLFEVSEENGPHQGLGIFPGRVRRLGPELKVPHMGWNQVERVRPSPLFSGVPDGVPFYFVHSYYADPADPELVLAATDYGRSFPCVVGRGVVFGVQFHPEKSSRWGLKLLSNFGEMVARCW
- the hisA gene encoding 1-(5-phosphoribosyl)-5-[(5-phosphoribosylamino)methylideneamino]imidazole-4-carboxamide isomerase, whose amino-acid sequence is MLVIPAIDLRSGRCVRLFQGRADRETVYSDDPVAVARRWEALGAAWLHVVDLDGAFAGRPQNREIVRRIVGAVSIPVQLGGGIRTWEDLESTLDLGVKRVILGTAAVTRPDLVRRACAVFGEAVAVSLDAREGRAAVAGWEAAAEASVLDLAASLREWGLARIIYTDVWRDGTLAGPNLEATREVARASGLKVIAAGGVSSLEDIQALKELEPLGVEGVIVGQALYTGAVDLKAALTLAAG